A region of bacterium DNA encodes the following proteins:
- the argF gene encoding ornithine carbamoyltransferase gives MRKRDYLTGTELSPGETEALLARALEMKKDGKPSEILAGKTFTLLFEKHSTRTRVSFEAGIAQLGGTGIFLTTKETQLGRGETIADSAKVLGRYTDGIIIRTYGHDRIEEFAENAAVPVINALTDLHHPCQALADVLTLREKFGKMKGLKIAYLGDGNNVLHSLLLVAAPLGISVSAACPPPYHPDSGVVDEALALAAGSGATIYIGDSIEEACRGAHAIYTDVWTSMGQEEEAAERRRRLLPYQVHGEVFHGADRNAVFMHCLPAHRGEEVTAEIIDGPRSVVFDQAENRLHAQKALLELLVGAENA, from the coding sequence ATGAGAAAAAGAGACTACCTCACGGGCACCGAACTCTCGCCGGGGGAGACCGAAGCGCTCCTCGCCCGGGCGCTCGAAATGAAGAAGGACGGGAAGCCCTCGGAGATTCTGGCCGGAAAGACATTCACCCTGCTCTTCGAAAAGCACTCCACCCGGACCCGTGTTTCCTTCGAGGCCGGCATCGCCCAACTGGGCGGCACCGGCATCTTTCTTACCACAAAGGAAACCCAGCTCGGCCGGGGAGAAACGATTGCGGACAGCGCCAAGGTGCTCGGCCGGTACACGGACGGCATCATCATCCGCACCTACGGCCACGACCGGATCGAGGAATTCGCCGAAAACGCGGCGGTGCCGGTCATCAACGCCCTGACCGACCTGCACCATCCCTGCCAGGCGCTGGCGGACGTGCTCACCCTCCGGGAAAAGTTCGGGAAGATGAAGGGCCTGAAGATCGCCTATCTCGGAGACGGGAACAACGTGCTCCACTCGCTCCTGCTGGTGGCGGCCCCGCTCGGGATCAGCGTGAGCGCCGCCTGCCCCCCGCCCTACCACCCGGACTCCGGCGTGGTGGACGAGGCCCTCGCCCTCGCCGCCGGCTCGGGGGCGACCATCTACATCGGGGACAGCATCGAGGAGGCCTGCCGCGGCGCCCACGCCATCTACACCGATGTGTGGACCTCGATGGGACAGGAAGAGGAAGCCGCCGAGCGGCGCAGGCGCCTCCTCCCCTACCAGGTGCACGGCGAGGTGTTCCACGGCGCCGACAGGAACGCTGTTTTCATGCACTGCCTGCCCGCCCACCGGGGGGAGGAAGTGACCGCAGAGATCATCGACGGCCCGCGAAGCGTGGTGTTCGATCAAGCGGAAAACCGCCTCCACGCCCAAAAAGCCCTTTTGGAACTGCTCGTGGGAGCCGAAAATGCCTGA
- a CDS encoding aspartate aminotransferase family protein — MSNKELIEQAGKYVAPTYGRYPIALVRGEGCRLWDADGKEYLDFVAGLAVCNLGHCHPAVVKALRDQAGKLLHVSNLYHIEPQIQLARRLAENSFGDKVFFCNSGTEAVEAILKLARKYSFKKHGEGRNEVLSFENSFHGRTMAALSATGQTKFHKGFHPLLPGHRYLPFGDLEEVAGAVSEKTCAILVEPIQGEGGVHLPPEGYLQGLREICDANDLLLLFDEVQVGMGRTGKLWAHEHYGAAPDAMALAKGLAGGTAIGALVASDKAMAFEPGDHASTFGGNPLAAAAGCAALDATLAPGFLEDVAEKGEYAAAGLREMAGRHALIKDVRGKGLILGCEVDRDATSLVPKGITAGFLFNVTVGTVIRMMPPLTVEKAMIDRFLEFLDGALKDLAK, encoded by the coding sequence ATGTCGAACAAGGAACTGATTGAACAGGCGGGCAAGTATGTCGCGCCGACGTATGGAAGATACCCCATCGCGCTGGTACGGGGCGAAGGCTGTCGGCTCTGGGACGCGGACGGCAAGGAATATCTGGATTTCGTCGCGGGCCTCGCGGTCTGCAACCTGGGCCACTGCCATCCGGCGGTGGTGAAGGCGCTGCGGGATCAGGCCGGCAAGCTGCTGCACGTCTCGAACCTCTACCACATCGAGCCCCAGATCCAGCTCGCCCGGCGGCTGGCCGAAAACTCGTTCGGGGACAAGGTGTTCTTCTGCAACAGCGGGACCGAGGCGGTCGAGGCGATCCTCAAGCTCGCCCGGAAATACTCCTTCAAAAAACACGGCGAGGGCCGGAACGAAGTCCTCTCCTTCGAAAACAGTTTTCACGGAAGGACGATGGCCGCGCTCTCCGCGACCGGCCAGACGAAATTCCACAAGGGATTCCATCCCCTTCTGCCGGGGCACCGCTATCTTCCCTTCGGCGATCTCGAGGAGGTCGCCGGAGCGGTCTCGGAGAAGACCTGCGCCATTCTCGTCGAACCGATCCAGGGCGAGGGCGGTGTTCACTTGCCGCCGGAGGGCTATCTGCAGGGCCTTCGGGAGATCTGCGACGCGAACGATCTGCTCCTTCTCTTCGATGAGGTGCAGGTCGGGATGGGGCGAACGGGAAAACTCTGGGCGCATGAGCACTACGGCGCGGCGCCGGATGCCATGGCACTCGCCAAGGGCCTCGCGGGCGGCACCGCCATCGGCGCCCTCGTCGCCAGCGACAAGGCGATGGCCTTCGAGCCGGGCGATCACGCCTCCACCTTCGGGGGAAATCCCCTCGCCGCGGCCGCCGGCTGCGCGGCCCTCGACGCCACGCTCGCCCCCGGCTTTCTCGAAGATGTGGCCGAGAAGGGCGAATACGCCGCCGCCGGGCTCCGGGAAATGGCGGGGCGGCACGCCCTCATCAAGGATGTCCGGGGCAAGGGCCTCATCCTCGGCTGCGAGGTGGACCGGGACGCCACCTCCCTCGTTCCCAAGGGAATCACGGCCGGCTTCCTCTTCAACGTCACCGTGGGCACCGTCATCCGGATGATGCCGCCGCTCACTGTAGAAAAAGCGATGATCGACAGATTTCTGGAATTTCTCGACGGCGCGCTGAAGGACCTCGCCAAATGA